In Myxococcus stipitatus, the following are encoded in one genomic region:
- a CDS encoding type III secretion protein yields MIRRPQAFAAPLLALVLVTGCHIELQHELSEADANEIYVLLSKNGINAKKEKEEGGNEVRFMITVPKTDAAEAAELLKLNSLPRPVEKGLSHFAKGSMVPTATEERAMLLKAMAGEVSNALNQIDGVLEARAIVSVPENNDLTQPENKPLPSASVFIKYRVGEGGKAPIEESRVKEFVAAAVPELRPEAVRVLMTAAQGPKAEKTDENRQQDVLGLRMTASSASQFKVMVIGVTLLMAVMIGLTAWSLTRGGGSSAAPKGGRPRVRPPEA; encoded by the coding sequence ATGATTCGCCGACCGCAAGCGTTCGCCGCCCCGCTTCTCGCCCTCGTGCTCGTGACGGGCTGTCACATCGAGCTCCAGCACGAATTGAGCGAGGCGGACGCGAACGAAATCTACGTCCTGCTCAGCAAGAACGGCATCAACGCGAAGAAGGAGAAGGAGGAGGGCGGCAACGAGGTGCGGTTCATGATCACCGTGCCCAAGACGGATGCCGCCGAGGCCGCCGAGCTTCTCAAGCTCAACTCCCTTCCCCGCCCGGTGGAGAAGGGCCTGTCCCACTTCGCCAAGGGAAGCATGGTCCCCACCGCCACGGAGGAGCGCGCGATGCTCCTGAAGGCCATGGCGGGTGAGGTCTCCAACGCACTCAACCAGATTGACGGTGTGCTGGAGGCCCGCGCCATCGTCAGCGTGCCGGAGAACAACGACCTGACGCAGCCGGAGAACAAGCCGCTGCCGTCCGCGTCGGTGTTCATCAAGTACCGCGTGGGTGAAGGGGGCAAGGCGCCCATCGAGGAGAGCCGGGTGAAGGAGTTCGTCGCCGCGGCCGTGCCGGAGCTGAGGCCCGAGGCGGTTCGCGTGCTGATGACGGCGGCGCAGGGACCCAAGGCGGAGAAGACCGACGAGAACCGCCAACAGGACGTGTTGGGGTTGCGGATGACCGCCTCGAGCGCCAGCCAGTTCAAGGTGATGGTGATCGGCGTCACCCTGCTGATGGCGGTGATGATTGGCTTGACGGCATGGTCGCTGACTCGCGGTGGTGGTTCGTCCGCGGCCCCCAAGGGTGGGCGTCCCCGCGTTCGGCCTCCCGAGGCCTGA